One part of the Vicia villosa cultivar HV-30 ecotype Madison, WI linkage group LG6, Vvil1.0, whole genome shotgun sequence genome encodes these proteins:
- the LOC131612956 gene encoding uncharacterized protein LOC131612956 — MSSLGNLLLYFGIVPLLLTLVCSFPVLPAVILTLRRSSWGLAISQKEFRRPSLGFEATNLYATYLSIIEKIIQNFPSICNGVVIEKATVQRCNSLVWRKSGSEFLGGISSIFIWLSKIF, encoded by the exons ATGTCATCTCTGGGtaatttattactttattttggCATAGTTCCCTTACTATTAACTCTTGTTTGTTCCTTTCCAGTCTTGCCCGCTGTAATCTTGACTTTAAGGAGATCTTCATGGGGACTTGCAATATCACAAAA GGAATTTCGACGACCTTCTCTGGGATTTGAGGCAACAAACCTTTACGCAACTTATTTATCTATCATAgagaaaatcattcaaaattttCCGAGTATTTGCAATGGGGTTGTGATTGAGAAG GCTACGGTCCAACGATGTAATAGTTTGGTGTGGCGGAAAAGCGGTTCAGAGTTTCTTGGAGGTATATCATCTATTTTTATATGGTTGTCAAAGATATTTTAA